The following coding sequences are from one Salinicoccus sp. Bachu38 window:
- a CDS encoding cation:proton antiporter regulatory subunit produces MKEQVLPGIGTKYSLTTTDGLNIVIVLHTNGKRELYIVNEDEDVDYNVALTSDEAKDVGLKLIDINHDTIDEEEFERFNIFREKKIMDWIKVRKGAPISGMTIEEAEDGDMDEISIVSVNRDEDIVPRPDASFEIMEGDVLLVVGEYDAIIEFEKRCKSGHG; encoded by the coding sequence ATGAAAGAACAGGTATTGCCCGGAATCGGTACGAAATATTCCCTGACGACGACGGATGGGCTGAACATCGTAATCGTCCTCCATACTAATGGCAAGCGAGAGCTGTACATCGTCAACGAGGATGAAGATGTGGACTATAATGTTGCCCTCACTTCCGATGAGGCGAAGGATGTCGGCCTGAAGCTGATCGACATCAACCACGACACCATCGACGAAGAGGAGTTCGAACGGTTCAACATCTTCAGAGAGAAAAAGATAATGGACTGGATCAAGGTGCGTAAAGGAGCACCCATCTCAGGCATGACCATCGAGGAGGCAGAAGATGGGGATATGGATGAAATATCCATTGTGAGCGTCAACAGGGATGAGGATATCGTGCCAAGGCCCGATGCATCGTTTGAAATCATGGAAGGTGATGTACTTCTGGTCGTCGGCGAATATGATGCAATCATCGAATTTGAAAAACGCTGCAAGAGCGGTCATGGATGA
- a CDS encoding SDR family oxidoreductase, producing the protein MAEQLAGKTAVITGASSGIGAAISKRLADAGANVVLAARNGDRLEKVISDIGCKGRAISVETDMTKQEEVSALAVRAKEAFGAVDIYVNSAGMMGSSRVVEGDVGNWSQMIDLNVKSVLYGIHSVLDDMIARQNGHIVNIASDVGFEVIPRLTVYSATKFAVRAISTGLEKELEQSGVRVTNVSPGMVETDLSAESPFEDGRRKLDPDDIAEAVLYAVTQPDHVNVNEITVRPV; encoded by the coding sequence ATGGCGGAGCAGTTGGCAGGAAAAACAGCGGTCATCACCGGAGCAAGCAGCGGGATTGGCGCCGCGATATCGAAGCGTCTTGCGGATGCCGGTGCGAATGTTGTCCTTGCGGCAAGGAACGGGGACAGGCTGGAAAAGGTGATATCGGATATCGGCTGTAAAGGGCGGGCGATAAGTGTCGAAACCGATATGACGAAGCAGGAGGAAGTGTCGGCACTGGCGGTACGTGCGAAGGAAGCATTCGGTGCAGTGGACATCTATGTCAACAGCGCCGGTATGATGGGGTCGAGCAGAGTGGTGGAAGGTGATGTGGGAAACTGGAGCCAAATGATCGACCTCAATGTCAAAAGCGTACTCTACGGCATCCATTCCGTGCTCGACGACATGATTGCACGGCAAAACGGACATATCGTCAACATCGCTTCCGATGTCGGGTTCGAAGTCATCCCGAGGCTTACGGTGTACAGCGCGACGAAGTTTGCTGTACGGGCCATTTCAACCGGGCTGGAAAAGGAGCTCGAACAGTCCGGGGTGCGCGTCACCAATGTCTCCCCCGGTATGGTGGAGACGGACTTGAGTGCGGAAAGCCCCTTCGAGGACGGCCGTAGGAAGCTCGACCCGGATGATATTGCGGAAGCGGTCCTGTATGCCGTCACCCAGCCGGATCATGTCAATGTGAACGAGATTACCGTACGGCCCGTCTGA
- a CDS encoding proline racemase family protein codes for MEFKKIYTTIDVHVAGEPLRIITGGVPDIKGNTQLEKRAYCMEHLDYIRRELMHEPRGHEGMYGCIITPPVTEGADLGVLFMHNEGWSTMCGHGVIAVVTTAVETGMIAIDDDTPDFIIDCPCGPVKAHAKIRGRKVESVSFENVPSFMYKKSLPLEVEGCRFEADISYGGAFYALVDIRELDMALDLHSLPALQEWGEKVKRSVEAQLEVKHPYEDISGIYGTIFYDAFEGVDAPTRNVAVFGDRQIDRSPCGSGTAARAASLYDSGMLNEGESFIHEGITGGKFLAHMLQTAEIENYPAIIPKIEGSAFITGFHQFIVDPEDALKAGFLLK; via the coding sequence ATGGAATTCAAGAAGATATATACCACAATCGACGTCCATGTTGCAGGAGAACCCCTAAGGATCATCACTGGAGGGGTACCTGACATCAAAGGGAATACACAGCTTGAGAAGCGCGCCTACTGTATGGAGCATCTCGACTACATAAGGAGAGAGCTGATGCATGAACCCAGGGGCCATGAAGGCATGTATGGCTGCATCATTACACCGCCTGTTACAGAAGGCGCTGACCTCGGCGTATTATTCATGCACAATGAAGGGTGGAGCACCATGTGTGGCCATGGCGTCATCGCTGTCGTCACAACAGCGGTTGAAACCGGAATGATCGCCATTGATGATGACACACCTGACTTCATCATCGACTGTCCCTGCGGTCCCGTGAAGGCACATGCGAAAATCAGGGGACGGAAAGTGGAGTCGGTGTCATTTGAAAATGTCCCTTCCTTCATGTATAAAAAGTCATTGCCCCTTGAGGTGGAAGGGTGCAGATTTGAAGCCGACATCTCCTATGGTGGTGCTTTTTATGCGCTCGTCGATATTCGTGAACTGGATATGGCATTGGACCTTCATAGTCTGCCAGCCCTGCAGGAATGGGGAGAAAAGGTGAAGCGTTCCGTTGAAGCACAATTGGAAGTAAAACATCCATATGAAGATATCTCAGGGATATATGGCACCATTTTCTATGACGCATTCGAAGGTGTGGATGCTCCCACGCGGAACGTGGCAGTATTCGGCGATAGACAGATTGATCGCTCTCCCTGTGGCTCGGGCACCGCTGCAAGAGCAGCATCGCTCTATGACTCTGGAATGCTGAATGAAGGGGAAAGTTTCATCCATGAGGGGATCACCGGCGGGAAGTTCCTGGCGCACATGCTGCAGACGGCAGAAATCGAAAACTATCCGGCAATCATCCCAAAAATTGAAGGCAGTGCCTTCATTACCGGTTTCCATCAGTTCATCGTCGACCCTGAAGACGCGTTGAAGGCGGGTTTCCTGCTGAAATAG
- a CDS encoding carbon-nitrogen family hydrolase, whose product MNIKALQYQVAFGDVKENLTKVRKQFERAELKETDVVVLPEMWTSGYDLENIRIHACQDLEPAKSMISELAQEYDVNIVAGSVANVKEDPDEVYNTAFVVDRKGTLVYEYSKMHLVPMLNEPEYLAGGQDKVETFTLDGNTCGVVICYDLRFPELFRDLALKGATSIFVVAEWPMARKAHWEVLIKARAIENQCYLIASNTYGEIGEIGGQEFAGRSMIIDPFGKVIDETADHGDGVVTGRLDGNEVARIREEVPIFDSRKREMYHFL is encoded by the coding sequence ATGAATATAAAAGCATTGCAGTATCAGGTGGCATTCGGGGATGTCAAAGAAAATCTCACAAAGGTCAGAAAGCAGTTCGAAAGGGCAGAGCTCAAAGAGACCGATGTCGTCGTGCTGCCGGAGATGTGGACATCGGGATATGATCTTGAAAACATCAGGATACATGCCTGCCAGGATCTCGAGCCGGCAAAGTCCATGATTTCGGAACTCGCACAAGAATATGATGTGAACATCGTCGCCGGCTCCGTCGCCAACGTCAAGGAAGACCCGGATGAGGTATATAACACTGCGTTCGTCGTCGATCGGAAGGGCACGCTCGTGTATGAATATTCCAAGATGCATCTCGTTCCGATGCTGAATGAACCGGAATATCTGGCAGGCGGACAGGACAAGGTCGAAACGTTCACGCTGGATGGCAATACGTGCGGGGTCGTCATCTGCTATGACCTCCGTTTCCCGGAACTCTTCAGGGATCTTGCACTGAAGGGCGCAACTTCCATATTCGTCGTCGCCGAATGGCCGATGGCGCGCAAGGCCCATTGGGAGGTGCTCATCAAAGCCCGGGCGATCGAGAACCAGTGCTATCTCATCGCGTCGAACACTTACGGGGAAATCGGGGAAATCGGCGGCCAGGAATTCGCCGGCCGTTCCATGATCATCGATCCTTTTGGGAAAGTCATCGATGAAACGGCGGACCATGGGGACGGGGTCGTAACCGGTCGATTGGATGGGAATGAAGTGGCAAGGATCCGGGAGGAAGTGCCGATATTCGATAGCCGGAAAAGAGAGATGTACCATTTTCTATAG
- a CDS encoding GNAT family N-acetyltransferase, translating into MIELSTGRDVGYDDIEQLYMSKGHTSYDKRMDALFEAVMASDYIVTAWDDGQLIGLIRSSGDLMFTQYVADFVIHPDHQSKGVASKLMDAYLEATEDVEKIYLLMQGPTSAFTRNWLIHKGFETRSGDPSAIYLKSKRK; encoded by the coding sequence ATGATTGAACTATCTACAGGCAGGGACGTCGGCTACGATGACATTGAACAGCTCTATATGAGCAAGGGGCATACGTCCTATGACAAGCGGATGGATGCACTGTTTGAGGCTGTTATGGCTTCCGACTACATTGTCACGGCATGGGACGACGGTCAGCTCATCGGTCTGATCCGGTCCTCCGGGGACTTGATGTTCACCCAGTATGTCGCGGATTTCGTCATCCACCCGGATCACCAGTCCAAGGGTGTCGCCTCGAAGCTGATGGATGCCTATCTGGAGGCTACTGAGGATGTGGAGAAGATCTACCTGCTGATGCAGGGGCCCACCAGTGCCTTCACCAGGAACTGGCTGATACATAAGGGATTCGAAACAAGAAGCGGCGATCCTTCCGCCATCTACCTGAAGTCGAAAAGAAAATGA
- a CDS encoding YitT family protein, which translates to MKIRERLRNINFEKRRISFDPRITQQTLINIATVIIGSFIFAIGVNSFMIAGNLGEGGVTGLAIILYYAFDISPALSNLVLNSVLLAVGFKYLSKRSMYYTIVVVFLTSFFLWLTESWHVQSDEILVNTVFGGIFVGLGIGLIIRIGATTAGTTILARLVNKYMDINVSYALLFFDMVVITIGLTVMTLEQVLLTVIALYIATKVMDFIIEGMNPKKAITIISDHPERLGKMINSEIRRGVTIMNGRGFYTQEDKDILYVVINKNQLTRLKRLIKRYDEEAFVVVHDVNSVLGNYFI; encoded by the coding sequence GTGAAGATTAGAGAAAGACTCAGGAACATCAATTTTGAAAAAAGAAGAATTTCATTCGATCCCAGGATCACGCAACAGACCCTGATCAACATTGCTACGGTAATCATCGGGTCTTTTATTTTTGCCATTGGTGTCAATTCGTTCATGATTGCCGGCAATCTGGGAGAGGGCGGCGTCACGGGGCTCGCAATCATCCTCTACTACGCATTCGATATTTCTCCCGCCCTGTCGAACCTGGTGCTGAACTCCGTCCTGCTCGCCGTCGGCTTCAAATATTTGAGCAAGCGTTCGATGTACTATACGATCGTCGTCGTATTCCTTACATCATTCTTCCTCTGGCTGACGGAATCCTGGCACGTACAGTCGGACGAAATACTGGTCAATACCGTATTCGGCGGGATATTCGTCGGTCTCGGCATCGGTCTGATTATACGGATCGGCGCAACGACGGCAGGCACGACGATCCTTGCGCGCCTGGTCAATAAATATATGGACATCAACGTCTCCTATGCACTGCTGTTCTTCGACATGGTCGTCATCACCATCGGTCTGACCGTCATGACACTCGAGCAGGTGCTGCTTACAGTGATTGCGCTCTACATCGCAACAAAAGTCATGGACTTCATCATCGAAGGCATGAACCCGAAGAAGGCGATCACGATCATTTCCGACCACCCGGAGCGGCTCGGCAAGATGATCAACAGCGAAATCAGACGCGGTGTCACCATCATGAACGGCCGTGGCTTCTATACACAGGAGGACAAGGACATCCTGTATGTCGTCATCAACAAGAACCAGCTGACAAGGCTCAAGCGTCTGATCAAGCGGTATGATGAGGAAGCATTCGTCGTGGTGCACGATGTGAACAGTGTGCTCGGCAACTATTTCATATAG